tgttttttatttttaggaaGCGAATCGTATGTTGAAGTGAAGCGACGCTTCATAGTTATGTTTTTTTTATATGTATTGAAAGTAATTTTCATACatgtaaataataataataaaaccccAAAATAATAACTTCATTAACTGATAGTCAAGTGTCACAGCTCACAGACTCATACATGATGTAGCAGTCGATTTTCACTTTACAAAATATAGTTTCTAAGTTAACCTTTGATTATCTCCATAAGTATGCTTCCAATTCTAGTACCTAACTACCCAAAAAGTATCTGTTTTCATGTTAAAGTATCTGAAGCTTAAACAGAGACATATGCAAAATATATATGCTGATAAGGCGATAACTACCTATATGTCAATTTCCCACCACTACTACTAACCACCAAAATATGTTCATCTAAACAGCCATCAAGCTCCCGAATCACAACCATCATCAGAAATCCATTCAGTATCACTCTCTGCTTGCATTTGTGTTTCAGTTCTCTCAAAATCTTCCATGTCTTCCATATAGTCTCCTTCTATATCATCCTCTTCAACTTCTTGAATTTCATCTGCATCCACAGCTGTTATTTCCTTCCCTTTGCTGCTCCCTTTACCTTGTGCAAGTTTCATTGTACTTAGGTTCCTCGGTCCTATAACAAAGATGTATCACAGTCAATATACACAAATATTTAATGGCGAAAAATTGCAAGATGTCCAGCTTTGTAAAATATTTGCCAAGATACATTGATAATATTGATGCTGTCTATTAAAGTCACAAAATTGTATCGCAAAAAGTATATTCTAATGTATAAACCAAATTTTCATACCTCTTTTCCGTTTCTTCTTATTTGCTTCGGCTTCCGTAATTTGAAAACACTCATGCAGATCCATCCATGTAGGATCTCTTTCTAAAGTAGGATCCTCTTTCTCGGTGATCCATTCATCGTCAGACTCCATGTCAGACAAACATATTGGATCATAAGAGTCACCTTATTCTTGCCTTTTTGTAAACCTTTCATTTAGTAGGAGATTGTACTTGACATAGACAAGTGCATTCAGTCTTTGTTGCGACAATCGATTCCTTCTCTTTGTATGTACCTGCTCGAATACACTCCAATTTCTCTCGCATCCAGTATCACTACATGTGGCACTTAGAACATGAACAACAACCCTTTGGAGTTCGGGAGCTGAATCTTCGTATGAGTTTCACCATAAAGCTTGGATAAAAGAAAATGTAAGTAGTTGAGTATAACACAATTACATGGAAgtacaaaagaaaaacataagTACTAATCTAACATTACAAGTCAGTAAACAAATACCAGGGTGTTTTCTATCTCTAGTATCCTTGGCCATAGTAAACAACTCTACTTGTTTATCAATATTTCTCCTTTCCTCTGCGGACGAGCACATTCTTGTAACGacatcataaaaccctttttttaTATCAAAGGTGGCATTAAAATCAGAAGAATAATGGTATCTACATACATAGAGAGAACCTAAATTAGCAAGTGTCAACTGTACTCTACAGAATCAGTATTGCATAATGTTTCGAAATGAAAACCAATGCATAAAAATAAAAGTTGTTTACCTGGGATTAAGAAAATATCCAGCCGCATGAAGAGGTCCATGAAGTTGTGTGTTCCACCTCAAATCAATAATGTCCGTGTAAACAACATACCTACTTCTCACGTTCTTGAAATTGACTTGAATTTGTTTTTTTGCCCTGTCGATAGCCTTATAAATGTATCCCATCGCCGGTttatcatctccatcaacaagtCTCAAGACTTTCACAAGTGGAGTAACACTTTTCAAGAAACTAATAATGGATAGCCAAAAATTAGCATCACCTAATATAATTTCTTGTACCTTCTTTCCACGCTTTTCTTTGGCATGCCTGCTTTTTGTCCAATCCTCCGAAGTAAACATCTTTCTAAGTGCAGCTTTCAGAACATGAAAGCTTTTCAGATTCATG
This genomic stretch from Papaver somniferum cultivar HN1 chromosome 5, ASM357369v1, whole genome shotgun sequence harbors:
- the LOC113278410 gene encoding uncharacterized protein LOC113278410 produces the protein MGYIYKAIDRAKKQIQVNFKNVRSRYVVYTDIIDLRWNTQLHGPLHAAGYFLNPRYHYSSDFNATFDIKKGFYDVVTRMCSSAEERRNIDKQVELFTMAKDTRDRKHPGICLLTCNVRLVLMFFFCTSM